The Nocardioides humi genome includes a region encoding these proteins:
- a CDS encoding MarR family winged helix-turn-helix transcriptional regulator produces the protein MSGQRARAISSACGESLDPEGLADLVVHAARVLRRARLAVPELPGARVLSILDEVGTATINELAIGDGVAQPTMSEAVASLADRQLVERATDPDDARVRRVRITQRGRQALMTYRRQLGNALAQQAHGAGITAEEVRRHGSALRRLADAWEHPQSEPRP, from the coding sequence ATGAGTGGCCAGAGAGCCCGCGCGATCTCCTCGGCGTGCGGCGAAAGCCTCGATCCCGAAGGCTTGGCCGACCTCGTGGTCCACGCGGCCCGAGTCCTGCGCCGGGCCCGGCTGGCCGTCCCGGAGCTCCCAGGAGCCAGGGTCTTGTCAATCCTCGACGAGGTTGGCACGGCGACCATCAACGAGCTGGCGATCGGCGACGGTGTCGCGCAACCGACGATGTCGGAAGCAGTCGCATCCCTGGCAGACCGACAGCTGGTGGAACGCGCGACCGACCCCGATGACGCGCGAGTGCGCAGGGTCCGGATCACTCAACGCGGCCGCCAGGCTCTGATGACCTACCGGCGACAGCTGGGCAATGCCCTGGCACAGCAGGCCCACGGTGCAGGCATCACTGCCGAGGAGGTCCGCCGGCACGGGTCGGCTCTCCGGCGACTCGCCGACGCTTGGGAACATCCGCAGAGCGAACCACGTCCCTGA
- a CDS encoding enoyl-CoA hydratase-related protein has protein sequence MGRITINRPEVLNALRRQTYVELLAAMDACADDHEIGVVIITGAGDRSFCSGGDVRGQRTRRPEEGRSHMRTLLKLGESIRTCGKPVLASVNGYAIGSGHELHLMCDLTIAADTARFGQVGPRVGGLPFWGAVQMLPRTVGEKRAREILFLCEQYTADEALAMGLVNKVVPLSELAAETDAMAQRILDLSPRSLRLLKMLVNHGSDLDHPTYAMGAELLASTFGDDENLEGINAFLEKREPDYRKFRRR, from the coding sequence CCGCCATGGATGCGTGTGCGGACGACCACGAGATCGGCGTCGTCATCATCACCGGCGCGGGCGACCGGTCCTTCTGCTCGGGCGGCGACGTACGTGGGCAGCGCACTCGACGCCCCGAGGAGGGTCGCTCCCACATGCGTACGCTTCTCAAGCTCGGCGAGTCGATCCGTACGTGCGGCAAGCCCGTCCTCGCCTCGGTGAACGGCTACGCGATCGGCTCGGGCCACGAGCTGCACCTCATGTGCGACCTCACGATCGCCGCAGACACGGCACGATTCGGTCAGGTGGGACCGCGCGTTGGGGGACTGCCGTTCTGGGGCGCCGTACAGATGCTGCCACGAACCGTCGGCGAGAAGCGCGCGAGAGAGATCCTCTTCCTCTGTGAGCAGTACACCGCCGACGAGGCTCTCGCCATGGGGCTGGTCAACAAGGTGGTGCCCCTCTCCGAGCTCGCGGCCGAGACCGATGCCATGGCCCAGCGAATCCTCGATCTCAGCCCGCGGTCCCTGCGGCTGCTGAAGATGCTGGTCAACCACGGATCGGACCTGGACCATCCCACCTACGCCATGGGAGCGGAGCTTCTCGCATCGACGTTCGGCGACGACGAGAATCTGGAGGGCATCAACGCCTTCCTGGAGAAGCGCGAGCCAGACTACCGGAAGTTCAGAAGACGATGA
- a CDS encoding MFS transporter codes for MTVSTASPITRASVGLRSERGPILGAVMLSTALVAIDTTILATAVPAIVTDLGGFTQFPWLFSTYLLAQAVTTPVYGKLADVFGRKPLMLLGIGLFVLGSLLCAVAWSMPALIVFRGLQGLGAGAIQPSGMTIMGDIYSVAERAVAQSYVAGVWAVSAVVGPTLGGLFAEHASWRWIFWINLPLGLLAAVVLWRRFDEAATPSARAGRAERRPVDVPGALLLAAAAGLLLLGLLEGGIRWAWWSPVGVGIFVVAAALAMAFVLVERRVADPVLPLWVFRSRVLGSSMAGALVVGMVMLGVTSYVPVYAQQVLGAGAVTAGLAVAALAIGWPIAASTAGRFYTRGSFRACLLAGSALGLLGAGVVATAGPDSPVWLLAVGCLVLGLGLGYVASPGIVAAQSAVTWRDRGVATGSNMFARSVGSAVGVAIFGAVANGVVASRLGGGRAAGDVDLEALPVDVLDPALHTVFLAVTAAAVGLVAAGLLMPRRITPVDD; via the coding sequence GTGACCGTCTCCACAGCCAGCCCGATCACCCGCGCGAGCGTCGGGCTGCGCAGCGAGCGGGGGCCGATCCTCGGCGCGGTGATGCTCAGCACGGCGCTCGTCGCCATCGACACCACGATCCTGGCGACCGCGGTGCCGGCGATCGTGACCGACCTGGGCGGCTTCACGCAGTTCCCGTGGCTGTTCTCGACGTACCTGCTCGCGCAGGCCGTCACCACCCCGGTCTACGGCAAGCTCGCCGACGTGTTCGGGCGCAAGCCGCTGATGCTGCTCGGCATCGGGCTGTTCGTGCTCGGGTCGCTGCTGTGCGCGGTCGCGTGGAGCATGCCCGCGCTGATCGTCTTCCGCGGTCTGCAGGGCCTGGGCGCGGGGGCGATCCAGCCGAGCGGGATGACCATCATGGGCGACATCTACTCCGTCGCCGAGCGCGCGGTCGCGCAGAGCTATGTCGCCGGCGTGTGGGCCGTCTCGGCCGTCGTCGGTCCCACCCTGGGCGGGCTGTTCGCCGAGCACGCGTCGTGGCGGTGGATCTTCTGGATCAACCTGCCGCTCGGCCTGCTGGCCGCGGTCGTGCTGTGGCGCCGGTTCGACGAGGCGGCCACCCCGTCCGCCCGGGCGGGCCGTGCGGAGCGCCGGCCGGTCGACGTACCGGGGGCGCTGCTGCTCGCCGCCGCGGCGGGCCTGCTCCTGCTCGGGCTCCTCGAGGGTGGGATCCGATGGGCCTGGTGGTCGCCGGTCGGCGTCGGGATCTTCGTCGTCGCGGCCGCGCTCGCGATGGCCTTCGTGCTCGTCGAGCGCCGGGTGGCCGACCCGGTGCTGCCGCTGTGGGTGTTCCGGTCCCGGGTGCTCGGGTCCTCGATGGCCGGCGCGCTCGTCGTCGGCATGGTCATGCTGGGCGTGACGTCGTACGTCCCCGTCTACGCGCAGCAGGTGCTCGGCGCCGGCGCCGTCACCGCCGGGCTCGCCGTCGCCGCGCTCGCGATCGGCTGGCCGATCGCCGCCAGCACCGCCGGCCGCTTCTACACCCGGGGAAGCTTCCGCGCCTGCCTGCTCGCCGGCTCCGCGCTCGGCCTGCTCGGCGCCGGCGTCGTGGCCACCGCCGGACCGGACAGCCCGGTGTGGCTGCTCGCCGTCGGCTGCCTCGTGCTCGGCCTCGGGCTCGGGTACGTCGCCAGCCCGGGCATCGTCGCCGCCCAGTCGGCGGTCACCTGGCGCGACCGCGGCGTCGCCACCGGCAGCAACATGTTCGCCCGCTCGGTCGGCAGCGCGGTCGGGGTCGCGATCTTCGGCGCGGTCGCCAACGGCGTCGTGGCCTCGCGTCTCGGCGGTGGCCGCGCGGCGGGCGACGTCGACCTGGAGGCGCTGCCCGTCGACGTGCTGGACCCGGCGCTGCACACCGTCTTCCTCGCCGTGACCGCCGCGGCCGTCGGCCTCGTGGCGGCCGGGCTGCTCATGCCGCGGCGGATCACGCCGGTCGACGACTGA